One Dictyoglomus turgidum DSM 6724 DNA window includes the following coding sequences:
- a CDS encoding CTP synthase, translated as MSDTKFIFVTGGVISSLGKGLTTASLGRILKSKGFNVTALKFDPYINVDAGTMNPYQHGEVFVTEDGAETDLDLGHYERFLDVNLSAINNVTTGKIYSSVIRKEREGKYLGSTVQIIPHITEEIKNSIKLVAKETGADIVLVEIGGTVGDIEGLPFLEAARQFRKDVGKDNVIYLHVTLVPSLFPTGELKTKPTQHSVKELRSIGIQPDIILCRAKTKLPKSIREKIALFTDVEPEAVITGVDVEDLYAIPLYFEEEGLGDLVCKLLGLENRKSNLEDWKAMVNKELLGEVNITILGKYVTLPDAYISVVQALKHATRFYGVKLNIRWVESDKVNSENVDDVLKGTEGLLVPGGFGARGIEGMIEGIRWARKNKIPFLGLCLGLQCAVIEFARSIGLKYANSSEFDENTPDPVIDLMPNQKNINEKGGTMRLGAYPCVLDKSSLAYKYYQKEIIYERHRHRYEVNNKYRELFERHGLKIVGKSPDGELVEIIEIPDHPFFIATQFHPEYKSRPLNPHPLFKGFIENVIKEKEKKNG; from the coding sequence ATGAGTGATACAAAGTTCATATTTGTTACAGGTGGAGTTATATCTTCTCTTGGAAAAGGTTTAACTACAGCTTCCTTAGGGAGGATATTAAAAAGTAAAGGTTTTAATGTTACAGCTTTGAAATTTGATCCTTATATAAATGTGGATGCTGGAACTATGAACCCTTATCAACATGGAGAAGTGTTTGTAACAGAAGACGGGGCTGAGACTGATCTTGATTTAGGGCATTATGAAAGGTTTTTAGATGTTAATCTTTCTGCTATAAACAATGTAACCACTGGCAAGATCTATTCTTCAGTGATTAGGAAAGAAAGAGAAGGTAAATACCTGGGGTCAACAGTACAGATCATTCCTCATATAACTGAAGAGATAAAAAACAGTATCAAATTAGTAGCAAAAGAAACGGGAGCAGATATAGTTCTTGTTGAAATTGGAGGAACAGTAGGCGATATTGAAGGATTACCTTTCTTAGAAGCTGCAAGACAGTTTAGAAAAGATGTGGGTAAAGATAATGTTATATATCTTCATGTAACTCTTGTGCCTTCACTTTTTCCTACAGGAGAGTTAAAAACGAAACCCACCCAGCATAGTGTAAAGGAGCTTAGAAGTATAGGTATTCAGCCTGATATAATCCTTTGTAGAGCAAAGACAAAACTTCCAAAGAGTATAAGAGAAAAAATTGCTTTGTTTACTGATGTGGAGCCAGAGGCAGTAATTACAGGTGTAGATGTGGAAGATCTATATGCAATTCCTCTTTACTTTGAGGAAGAGGGATTAGGGGATTTGGTTTGTAAACTCTTAGGTCTGGAAAATAGAAAAAGTAATCTTGAAGATTGGAAAGCAATGGTTAATAAAGAACTTTTAGGTGAAGTAAACATTACAATCTTGGGTAAATACGTTACTTTGCCTGATGCTTATATAAGTGTAGTACAGGCTTTAAAACATGCTACAAGATTTTATGGAGTAAAGTTGAATATTAGATGGGTAGAAAGTGATAAGGTTAATTCTGAAAATGTAGATGATGTACTTAAAGGTACTGAGGGATTATTAGTTCCTGGCGGATTCGGAGCTCGAGGAATAGAAGGAATGATAGAAGGTATTAGATGGGCTCGAAAGAACAAAATTCCCTTCTTAGGATTATGCTTAGGACTTCAATGTGCTGTAATTGAATTTGCAAGAAGTATTGGGTTAAAGTATGCTAACAGCAGTGAATTTGATGAAAATACACCAGATCCTGTAATTGATTTGATGCCTAACCAGAAGAATATCAATGAAAAGGGTGGAACTATGAGACTTGGTGCATATCCATGTGTACTTGATAAGTCCTCTTTAGCTTATAAATATTATCAAAAGGAAATTATATATGAAAGGCATAGACATAGATATGAGGTAAACAATAAGTATAGGGAATTATTTGAGAGGCATGGATTAAAGATTGTAGGAAAATCTCCTGATGGAGAATTAGTTGAGATAATTGAGATTCCTGATCATCCATTTTTCATAGCTACTCAATTTCATCCAGAATATAAATCAAGACCTTTAAATCCCCATCCTTTGTTTAAAGGATTTATAGAGAATGTAATAAAGGAGAAAGAGAAAAAAAATGGATAA
- a CDS encoding hemolysin family protein: MPVEINLKGCEVKLEYLSLLILLIISGFLSALETSLLSLPKIRLHHLAENGDKRAIKIVRLMENSQRVLSTILIANNFVNVLISAIATKIALATFKNFGVAVATGVSTFFIVVFGEVIPKSFGLKLKEKYALAVINVFYPFYIIFIPITKLILGFSNIFYKFVGKTQENISPFATVDEFLTLVNVGEKEGIIEKEEKELINNVLEFTDTEVHEIMVPRIDMVCVSVDSPLKEVWRKIIEEGHSRIPVYEGSIDNIVGIVHAKDVLKALAEKDPNIKVRDILRDVIYVPENMKINELFNEMRKKKAHLAIVVDEYGGTAGLVTLEDVLEELVGEIEDEYDKEENKFNFIDENTLVVDAKINIYELNDILEEAWGMTLPKTEYDTLGGLILDLLNRVPSRGEQIDLGNLIIVIDSVRRQRIEKVKIIRKIKKEGEEEKDE, translated from the coding sequence ATACCTGTCGAGATTAATTTAAAGGGGTGTGAAGTTAAACTGGAATATTTATCGCTTTTAATTCTATTAATTATTTCGGGTTTTTTATCAGCTCTTGAGACATCTCTTCTTTCTCTTCCTAAGATTAGACTTCATCATTTGGCTGAGAATGGAGACAAAAGGGCAATAAAAATTGTTAGACTTATGGAAAATAGTCAAAGAGTGCTTAGCACAATTCTTATTGCCAATAATTTTGTGAATGTTTTAATCTCGGCAATAGCCACCAAAATAGCTCTTGCTACATTTAAGAATTTTGGTGTTGCTGTTGCTACGGGCGTGAGTACCTTTTTTATTGTGGTATTTGGAGAGGTGATTCCTAAGAGTTTTGGCTTGAAGTTAAAAGAAAAATATGCATTAGCAGTGATTAATGTTTTTTATCCCTTTTACATAATATTTATACCAATTACAAAATTGATTTTAGGATTTAGTAATATTTTTTACAAGTTTGTAGGTAAGACTCAAGAAAATATCTCTCCTTTTGCTACTGTAGATGAGTTTTTAACCCTTGTGAATGTAGGAGAAAAAGAGGGTATTATTGAGAAAGAAGAAAAAGAACTCATAAATAATGTCTTAGAATTTACTGATACTGAAGTTCATGAAATTATGGTTCCAAGAATAGATATGGTTTGTGTTAGTGTAGACAGTCCTTTAAAGGAAGTTTGGAGAAAAATTATAGAAGAGGGACATTCAAGAATTCCAGTATATGAGGGTAGTATTGATAATATAGTGGGTATAGTACATGCAAAGGATGTGTTAAAAGCTCTTGCAGAGAAGGATCCTAATATAAAAGTAAGAGACATTTTACGGGATGTTATATATGTGCCTGAGAATATGAAGATAAATGAGCTTTTTAATGAGATGAGAAAGAAGAAGGCTCATTTAGCTATAGTTGTAGATGAATATGGAGGTACAGCAGGACTTGTAACCCTTGAAGATGTATTAGAAGAACTTGTAGGAGAAATTGAAGATGAATATGATAAAGAGGAAAATAAGTTTAATTTTATAGACGAAAATACGTTAGTGGTGGATGCAAAGATAAATATTTATGAGTTAAATGATATTCTTGAGGAGGCATGGGGTATGACTCTGCCTAAGACGGAGTATGATACTTTAGGTGGTCTTATATTAGACTTATTAAACAGGGTGCCTTCTCGAGGGGAACAAATTGATCTTGGAAATTTAATTATAGTAATAGATAGCGTTAGAAGGCAAAGAATAGAAAAGGTGAAAATAATAAGAAAAATTAAAAAAGAAGGAGAAGAGGAAAAAGATGAGTGA
- a CDS encoding diacylglycerol kinase translates to MRNRNLIESITKAVEGLEFGLKYERNIKIQAFIALLVVLFSLILNFDLTDKLLIFMWCGVVISAEFFNSAIERAMDVLSEEYSPKIKIVKDLSASAVFILALIALVSGLLIFFKYLSRLI, encoded by the coding sequence ATGAGGAATAGGAATCTTATTGAAAGTATTACAAAGGCTGTGGAAGGCTTAGAATTTGGCTTGAAATATGAAAGAAATATAAAAATTCAAGCATTTATAGCTTTACTAGTTGTATTATTTTCCTTAATTCTAAACTTTGATCTAACGGATAAGTTGTTAATATTTATGTGGTGTGGTGTGGTAATAAGTGCTGAGTTTTTTAATTCCGCTATTGAGAGGGCTATGGATGTGCTTTCCGAAGAATATTCGCCTAAAATAAAGATAGTCAAAGATCTTTCTGCTTCAGCAGTTTTTATACTGGCATTAATAGCTTTAGTTTCAGGATTATTAATCTTTTTTAAATACCTGTCGAGATTAATTTAA
- the ybeY gene encoding rRNA maturation RNase YbeY, with protein sequence MSVNIFDLYGCFDKKEEDRVKNFVKEVFKKEGFLPNKYDISVVLVDDEKIRELNSKYRGKDTPTDVLSFSLGKDPKGRIVGEIYISIDTAKIQAKENNKTLIDEVAFLTLHGLLHILGYDHENDEEYEKMEKETKKLISLWR encoded by the coding sequence ATGAGTGTTAATATCTTTGATCTATATGGATGTTTTGACAAAAAAGAAGAAGATAGAGTTAAAAACTTTGTAAAAGAAGTTTTTAAGAAGGAAGGTTTTCTTCCGAATAAATATGATATCTCGGTGGTTTTAGTAGATGATGAAAAAATAAGAGAGCTAAATAGCAAATATAGAGGGAAAGATACACCTACCGACGTTCTTTCTTTTTCTCTTGGAAAGGATCCTAAGGGAAGAATAGTAGGAGAGATCTATATATCTATAGATACTGCTAAAATTCAGGCAAAGGAAAATAATAAGACTCTTATAGATGAAGTTGCTTTTTTGACTTTGCATGGGCTTTTACATATACTTGGTTATGATCATGAGAATGATGAAGAATATGAGAAAATGGAAAAGGAAACAAAAAAGCTAATATCTTTGTGGAGATAA
- a CDS encoding PhoH family protein yields the protein MERSLLRTEIIIPKDVESYREEILNNIEKIEEIDNVKIKVEDNKLVIYGEPESVKRVEAFLLDQISISKKSGTLLVHKVLVFDKKIVRILTPGQKNYVEEIEKNYIVLAKGPAGTGKSFLAIAVGLNMLKNNLVQKMILTRPVVEAGEKLGFLPGDIQQKVDPYIRPLYDFLEELLGSEKLNKYIEKGMIEVAPLAYMRGRTFKYSFILLDEAQNTTPMQMKMFLTRFGEGSKMVVTGDVTQTDLDVGRTSGLTHAWEILRGIKGIGFVELTEKDVVRHDIVKEIIKAYERWEINK from the coding sequence ATGGAAAGGTCACTATTAAGGACAGAGATAATAATTCCAAAGGATGTGGAAAGTTATAGAGAAGAAATATTGAATAACATTGAGAAAATAGAAGAAATAGATAATGTAAAAATTAAAGTGGAAGATAATAAATTAGTGATCTATGGAGAGCCAGAGTCTGTTAAAAGAGTGGAAGCTTTTTTATTAGATCAAATTTCTATTTCCAAGAAAAGTGGGACCCTTCTAGTCCATAAGGTACTTGTTTTTGATAAAAAAATAGTTAGGATTTTGACCCCAGGGCAGAAAAATTATGTGGAAGAAATCGAGAAAAACTATATAGTATTAGCAAAAGGTCCCGCAGGTACAGGGAAAAGTTTTCTTGCTATAGCAGTGGGTTTGAATATGTTGAAAAATAATTTGGTGCAAAAGATGATTTTAACGAGACCAGTGGTGGAGGCAGGAGAAAAATTAGGTTTTCTCCCTGGGGATATTCAACAAAAGGTAGATCCTTATATAAGACCTCTATATGATTTTTTGGAGGAGCTATTAGGTTCAGAGAAACTTAATAAGTACATAGAAAAGGGTATGATAGAAGTTGCCCCTCTTGCTTATATGAGGGGAAGGACTTTTAAATATTCTTTTATTCTTTTGGACGAAGCCCAAAATACCACTCCTATGCAGATGAAGATGTTCCTTACTCGTTTTGGAGAAGGAAGTAAGATGGTTGTGACTGGAGACGTAACTCAAACAGATCTTGATGTGGGAAGAACTTCTGGATTAACTCATGCGTGGGAGATATTAAGAGGAATAAAGGGTATAGGATTTGTAGAGCTTACAGAAAAAGATGTGGTACGCCACGATATAGTGAAGGAGATTATAAAAGCCTACGAAAGATGGGAGATAAATAAATGA
- the rpsU gene encoding 30S ribosomal protein S21, with amino-acid sequence MTEVRVGKDESLDSALKRFKKKLQEDGVLADIRRHEYYEKPSEKRNRKKAQSKKKK; translated from the coding sequence GTGACTGAAGTAAGAGTAGGAAAAGATGAAAGTCTTGATAGTGCATTGAAGAGATTTAAGAAAAAATTGCAGGAAGATGGTGTTCTTGCAGATATTCGTAGGCATGAATATTATGAGAAACCTAGCGAAAAAAGGAATAGAAAAAAGGCTCAATCTAAGAAAAAGAAGTAA